In Phenylobacterium zucineum HLK1, one DNA window encodes the following:
- a CDS encoding ABC transporter ATP-binding protein: MTLAIDVHGLNKSFGDKHVVQDVTIQVAEGRICGFLGPNGSGKTTTLRMLCGLLTPDSGAGTALGFDIIAEADKVKRRTGYMTQRFSLYEDLTIAENLEFTARVYGLDRRPARVDAALERLGLSARRGQLAGTLSGGWKQRLALAAATLHEPRLLLLDEPTAGVDPKARRTFWDEIHALAGEGLTVLVSTHYMDEAERCHEIAYISYGRLIARGTAEEVVAGSGLTTFRGEGPGIDRMAAEVAASPGVETAAPFGAALHVSGSDRAALEAAIAPMRREPWRWTEVPPTLEDVFIQLMGRSEDNFR, encoded by the coding sequence GTGACCCTGGCGATCGACGTCCACGGGCTGAACAAGAGCTTCGGCGACAAGCACGTCGTCCAGGACGTCACGATCCAGGTCGCGGAGGGCCGGATCTGCGGCTTCCTGGGGCCGAACGGCTCGGGCAAGACCACCACGCTGCGGATGCTCTGCGGCCTGCTGACGCCTGACAGCGGCGCGGGCACGGCGCTGGGCTTCGACATCATCGCCGAGGCCGACAAGGTGAAGCGGCGCACCGGCTACATGACCCAGCGGTTCTCGCTCTACGAGGACCTGACCATCGCCGAGAACCTGGAGTTCACCGCCCGCGTCTACGGCCTCGACCGGCGGCCTGCGCGGGTGGACGCGGCCCTGGAGCGGCTCGGCCTCTCGGCGCGCCGGGGACAGCTCGCCGGAACGCTGTCGGGCGGCTGGAAGCAGCGCCTGGCCCTGGCGGCGGCCACCCTGCACGAGCCGCGCCTGCTGCTGCTGGACGAGCCCACGGCGGGCGTCGATCCCAAGGCCCGGCGCACCTTCTGGGACGAGATCCACGCCCTCGCCGGCGAGGGTCTGACGGTGCTGGTTTCCACCCACTACATGGACGAGGCCGAGCGCTGCCACGAGATCGCCTACATCAGCTACGGGCGGCTGATCGCCCGCGGCACGGCCGAGGAGGTGGTGGCCGGCTCTGGGCTCACGACCTTCCGCGGCGAGGGCCCGGGGATCGACCGGATGGCGGCCGAGGTGGCGGCGAGCCCCGGCGTCGAGACGGCGGCGCCGTTCGGCGCGGCCCTGCACGTCAGCGGCTCGGACCGCGCCGCCCTGGAGGCCGCCATCGCGCCGATGCGCCGCGAGCCCTGGCGTTGGACCGAGGTCCCGCCGACGCTCGAGGACGTCTTCATCCAGCTGATGGGCCGCTCCGAGGACAACTTCCGATGA
- a CDS encoding HlyD family secretion protein, with translation MNRRRILPLALLAAAALIVALLVLAPRFRPAPTLSGYIEGEPLYLAAPVAGTVRTLHVARGQEVRAGQPLFVVDPAQVRSQYDQASAEQAAARAQAQDARKGQRPVELAVFEANIAAAEAQAREAHATLRRIEPLVRQGWYAPARLDDARAAAQAADAQVRAARRQRDAAALGAREDQIRAADARVSQAAAAVEGAEARLADVAPKAPADARVEDVFFHAGEWAPAGQPILSLLPDARIKVRFFVPERELAAYRVGRTVRFSCDGCAKGLTARIEYVSPRPEFTPPVIYSREARDRLVYMVEARPAARLNPGQPVDVEPLK, from the coding sequence ATGAACCGCCGGCGCATCCTGCCCCTCGCCCTCCTGGCGGCCGCGGCCCTGATCGTCGCCCTCCTCGTGCTCGCGCCCCGCTTCCGGCCGGCGCCGACGCTCTCGGGCTACATCGAGGGCGAGCCGCTCTATCTCGCCGCTCCGGTGGCCGGGACGGTGCGGACGTTGCACGTCGCCCGGGGCCAGGAGGTCAGGGCGGGCCAGCCGCTCTTCGTCGTCGACCCCGCCCAGGTGCGCAGCCAGTACGACCAGGCCAGCGCCGAGCAGGCCGCCGCCCGGGCCCAGGCGCAGGACGCCCGCAAGGGCCAGAGACCCGTCGAACTGGCGGTGTTCGAGGCCAACATCGCCGCCGCCGAGGCGCAGGCGCGCGAAGCCCACGCGACCCTGCGCCGGATCGAGCCCCTGGTCCGCCAGGGCTGGTACGCGCCGGCGCGGCTGGACGACGCCCGCGCCGCCGCCCAGGCCGCCGACGCCCAGGTCCGCGCCGCGCGGCGCCAGCGCGACGCCGCCGCCCTCGGCGCCCGCGAGGACCAGATCCGCGCCGCCGACGCCCGAGTCAGCCAGGCGGCGGCCGCCGTGGAGGGCGCCGAGGCCCGCCTGGCCGACGTGGCGCCCAAGGCCCCTGCCGACGCGCGGGTGGAGGACGTCTTCTTCCACGCCGGCGAATGGGCGCCGGCGGGCCAGCCGATCCTGTCCCTGCTGCCCGACGCGCGGATCAAGGTGCGGTTCTTCGTGCCCGAGCGCGAGCTCGCCGCATACCGCGTCGGCCGCACGGTGCGGTTCTCGTGCGACGGCTGCGCCAAGGGACTGACGGCGCGGATCGAGTACGTGAGCCCCCGGCCCGAGTTCACCCCGCCGGTGATCTACAGCCGCGAGGCCCGCGACCGGCTGGTCTACATGGTGGAGGCGCGGCCGGCCGCGCGGCTCAACCCCGGCCAGCCGGTCGACGTGGAGCCGCTCAAGTGA
- a CDS encoding TetR/AcrR family transcriptional regulator, whose translation MLQPGEPKFRRRKADRPAEIVQAALAVFAEKGFAAAKLDEIAARAGVSKGALYLYFETKEDLFRAVVTQGVAPNLAPAKALAAAHPGPFPDLVRALAGRIAQIVQETEVGGVAKMVIGEARNFPELARVWHDELAGEALATVAGAIAAAQDRGEVRPGDPRVYAVQLIAPLLVGVLWRETFVPVGAPAFDIAAIMRQHVETMLRGMLAEEPRP comes from the coding sequence ATGCTGCAGCCAGGCGAGCCGAAATTCCGTCGCCGCAAGGCGGACCGGCCGGCCGAGATCGTGCAGGCCGCCCTGGCCGTTTTCGCCGAGAAGGGCTTCGCCGCCGCCAAGCTGGACGAGATCGCGGCGCGGGCCGGGGTCTCGAAGGGCGCGCTCTATCTGTACTTCGAGACCAAGGAAGACCTGTTCCGGGCGGTGGTCACGCAGGGCGTGGCCCCGAACCTCGCCCCGGCGAAGGCGCTCGCCGCCGCCCACCCGGGTCCCTTCCCCGACCTGGTCCGCGCCCTCGCCGGGCGGATCGCGCAAATCGTCCAGGAGACCGAGGTCGGCGGCGTGGCCAAGATGGTCATCGGCGAGGCGCGCAACTTCCCCGAGCTGGCGCGGGTCTGGCACGACGAACTGGCGGGCGAGGCCCTGGCGACGGTGGCCGGCGCCATCGCCGCCGCCCAGGACCGCGGCGAGGTGCGGCCGGGCGACCCCCGCGTCTACGCCGTCCAACTGATCGCGCCCCTGCTGGTCGGCGTCCTGTGGCGCGAGACCTTCGTGCCCGTGGGGGCGCCCGCCTTCGATATCGCCGCGATCATGCGCCAGCACGTGGAGACCATGCTGCGCGGCATGCTGGCCGAGGAGCCACGCCCATGA
- a CDS encoding M23 family metallopeptidase, which translates to MTQGFRARLSERFSELAKDRPLQAVTLVAAVVATAAAAAPVKPSAHHALFTSIERAVAETAPPQPIEMRLVWEGADVDGDGKADFANPTGQEPRTHDAYGSGAFGARRDGGSRRHEGVDFIAEAGQRVLAPISGYVTKIGYAYSGDANLRFVEISNPALKLEARAFYVDPDVDVGDTVYVGQPIGEVRSLQRKYPGGMTDHVHLELIDRRGRRIDATNVITAEYVQTFAAD; encoded by the coding sequence GTGACGCAGGGCTTCCGCGCGCGCCTTTCCGAACGCTTTTCCGAACTGGCCAAGGACCGGCCGCTGCAGGCCGTCACCCTTGTTGCGGCGGTCGTCGCCACCGCCGCAGCGGCCGCGCCGGTGAAGCCTTCGGCGCACCACGCCCTGTTCACCAGCATCGAACGCGCCGTCGCCGAAACCGCTCCACCCCAGCCGATCGAAATGCGCCTCGTGTGGGAAGGCGCCGACGTGGACGGCGACGGCAAGGCCGACTTCGCCAACCCCACGGGCCAGGAGCCGCGCACCCACGACGCCTACGGCTCGGGCGCGTTCGGCGCCCGCCGCGACGGCGGCTCGCGCCGGCACGAGGGCGTCGACTTCATCGCCGAGGCGGGCCAGCGCGTGCTCGCCCCCATCTCGGGCTACGTCACCAAGATCGGCTACGCCTATTCGGGCGACGCCAACCTCCGCTTCGTCGAGATCAGCAATCCCGCGCTGAAGCTGGAGGCGCGGGCCTTCTACGTCGATCCGGACGTGGACGTGGGCGACACCGTCTATGTCGGCCAGCCGATCGGCGAGGTCCGCTCGCTGCAGCGGAAGTACCCCGGCGGCATGACCGACCACGTGCACCTGGAGCTGATCGACCGCCGCGGCCGGCGGATCGACGCCACCAACGTGATCACCGCCGAGTACGTGCAGACCTTCGCGGCCGACTAA
- a CDS encoding BlaI/MecI/CopY family transcriptional regulator, translated as MRISPAESQIMAALWEEGPLTADELVRKVGQPQDWGEATVKTLINRLMKKKALVSEKSEGRTRYRPLVSREAYVTSESQGLLDRLFSGQVAPLVAHFAEHRALSPEDVARLKRLIAELDDGD; from the coding sequence CTGCGGATTTCGCCAGCCGAGAGCCAGATCATGGCCGCCCTCTGGGAGGAGGGGCCTCTGACGGCCGACGAGCTGGTGCGCAAGGTCGGCCAGCCCCAGGACTGGGGCGAGGCGACCGTCAAGACGCTGATCAACCGGCTGATGAAGAAGAAGGCGCTGGTCTCGGAGAAGTCCGAGGGCCGCACGCGCTACCGCCCGCTGGTCTCGCGCGAAGCCTATGTGACCTCCGAGAGCCAGGGGCTGCTGGACCGCCTGTTCTCCGGCCAGGTGGCGCCGCTGGTGGCCCACTTCGCCGAGCACCGGGCGCTGTCGCCCGAGGACGTCGCCCGGCTGAAGCGCCTGATCGCGGAGCTGGACGATGGCGACTGA
- a CDS encoding M56 family metallopeptidase, with translation MATDLLEALARANLAGSLVLILVMLLRVPARRLFGAEAAYMLWAAPVGAALLSLAPWPFGNPWPGAERMTLRPLVEAAAGLDALAAVWAVGAAVGVALAWRAQAAFERDARAGRAGPAVSGFISPRVIMPAADPYSDEERVLIRAHEREHVRRGDPKANALAAALQVVFWFNPLAHAGARTMRIDQELACDAATLRRFPKARRTYAEALLKTELARGALPFGCRWPAAGAHPLEVRLAALKGGPRHDLMGAWTAIVLTLAASTLTWAAKPPVPEPPDRPPPADDQPAMSVMLISVPAPAPTR, from the coding sequence ATGGCGACTGACCTGCTGGAGGCCCTGGCCCGCGCCAACCTGGCGGGCTCGCTGGTGCTCATCCTCGTCATGCTGCTGCGGGTCCCCGCGCGCCGGCTGTTCGGCGCCGAGGCGGCCTACATGCTCTGGGCGGCGCCGGTCGGCGCGGCCCTGCTCAGCCTCGCCCCCTGGCCCTTCGGCAATCCCTGGCCCGGCGCCGAGCGGATGACGCTCCGGCCGCTGGTCGAGGCCGCCGCGGGCCTGGACGCCCTCGCCGCCGTCTGGGCCGTGGGCGCGGCCGTGGGCGTGGCGCTCGCGTGGCGGGCGCAGGCGGCGTTCGAGCGCGACGCCCGCGCCGGGCGCGCCGGCCCCGCGGTCTCGGGTTTCATCAGCCCCCGGGTGATCATGCCCGCCGCCGACCCGTACTCCGACGAGGAGCGGGTGCTGATCCGGGCGCACGAGCGCGAGCACGTGCGCCGGGGCGATCCCAAGGCGAACGCCCTGGCCGCCGCCCTGCAGGTGGTGTTCTGGTTCAACCCGCTGGCGCACGCCGGCGCGCGGACGATGCGGATCGACCAGGAGCTGGCCTGCGACGCGGCCACCCTGCGCCGCTTCCCGAAGGCCCGCCGGACCTACGCCGAGGCGCTGCTGAAGACCGAGCTCGCCCGCGGCGCCCTGCCGTTCGGCTGCCGCTGGCCCGCCGCCGGGGCCCATCCGCTGGAGGTGCGCCTGGCCGCGCTGAAGGGGGGACCGCGCCATGACCTGATGGGCGCCTGGACCGCGATCGTCCTGACCCTCGCCGCCAGCACCCTGACCTGGGCGGCCAAGCCCCCGGTGCCCGAGCCGCCGGACAGGCCGCCGCCGGCCGACGACCAGCCCGCCATGTCGGTGATGCTGATCAGCGTTCCGGCCCCTGCGCCGACTCGTTAA
- the rpmB gene encoding 50S ribosomal protein L28, whose product MSRRCEITGVGPMVGHNVSHSNIKTKRRFMPNLTKVTVLSDALGQNVTLRVTNAALRTVDAKGGLDAVLLKARDEVLSPRALKIKRQIKAKLAEQPAA is encoded by the coding sequence ATGTCGCGTCGCTGCGAAATCACCGGTGTTGGCCCGATGGTCGGCCACAACGTGAGCCACTCGAACATCAAGACCAAGCGCCGGTTCATGCCGAACCTGACCAAGGTGACCGTGCTGTCGGACGCCCTGGGCCAGAACGTGACCCTGCGGGTCACGAACGCGGCGCTGCGCACGGTCGACGCCAAGGGCGGCCTGGACGCCGTCCTGCTGAAGGCCCGTGACGAGGTCCTCTCGCCGCGCGCCCTGAAGATCAAGCGCCAGATCAAGGCCAAGCTTGCCGAGCAACCGGCGGCCTAA
- a CDS encoding esterase-like activity of phytase family protein — protein MRRALGAGLALLLAACVPAAPPRLPPAPVPVGAAIAIEAQPVPMDPTAPDRSRIGNFVYAGGLVLSSAQTSRLGGLSDLKVTPDGRLAALGDQADLLRARIVLDAEGSLAGLADAQLSALKDPAGADLFAGGPREYDSEAFAVLADGTLVVAFEQHDRVLAFPPGGGPPRPAPPPQTAYRDNKGMEAAIAAPEVAADAYRVGLEATGELFLCRLSAACVPDGRVALEGSELVAMDALPGGGRAYLFRSFSPLTGNVVRLRLTDAAGRTVDSLEIRRPLTVDNLEGLAAVPRPGGGVRFYLVSDDNFGFYDGRPTGQRTLLLAYDWK, from the coding sequence TTGAGGCGCGCCCTGGGGGCGGGCCTCGCTCTCCTCCTGGCGGCCTGCGTTCCCGCCGCGCCGCCGCGCCTGCCGCCGGCGCCGGTCCCCGTGGGCGCGGCCATCGCCATCGAGGCCCAGCCCGTGCCGATGGATCCCACCGCGCCCGATCGCAGCCGGATCGGCAACTTCGTCTACGCCGGCGGGCTCGTGCTGTCCTCGGCCCAGACCTCGCGCCTGGGCGGGCTCTCGGACCTGAAGGTCACGCCCGACGGCCGGCTCGCCGCGCTCGGCGATCAGGCCGACCTGCTGCGGGCCCGGATCGTCCTCGACGCCGAGGGCAGCCTGGCGGGCCTCGCCGACGCCCAGCTCTCCGCCCTGAAGGACCCGGCGGGCGCCGACCTCTTCGCCGGCGGCCCCAGGGAATACGATTCCGAGGCGTTCGCGGTGCTGGCGGACGGGACCCTGGTGGTCGCCTTCGAGCAGCACGACCGGGTCCTGGCCTTCCCGCCGGGCGGCGGCCCGCCCCGCCCCGCGCCCCCGCCGCAGACCGCCTATCGCGACAACAAGGGCATGGAGGCGGCCATCGCCGCGCCCGAGGTCGCCGCCGACGCCTACCGGGTGGGCCTGGAGGCCACGGGCGAGCTCTTCCTCTGCCGGCTCTCGGCCGCCTGCGTCCCCGACGGACGGGTGGCGCTGGAGGGCTCGGAGCTGGTGGCGATGGACGCCCTGCCCGGCGGCGGCCGCGCCTACCTCTTCCGCAGCTTCTCGCCGCTGACCGGCAACGTGGTGCGGCTGCGCCTGACGGACGCCGCGGGCCGGACCGTGGATTCGCTCGAGATCCGCCGCCCGCTGACCGTGGACAATCTGGAGGGGCTGGCGGCCGTTCCGCGGCCCGGCGGCGGGGTGCGGTTCTATCTCGTCTCGGACGACAACTTCGGCTTCTACGACGGCCGGCCCACCGGCCAGCGCACCCTGCTGCTCGCCTACGACTGGAAATGA
- the cobT gene encoding cobaltochelatase subunit CobT, which produces MAKNPESPLEPFKRALAHAARSLAETPDLEIVYSGEGPQLSGNRAVLPHPPRDLTPQDAARIRGLADQMALKIAHHDAATHARSRPQSAQGQPIYDSLEQARIEAIGANAMGGVRENLKAVMDQAWSRRLFNEAEAVANPPLAEVVALMARERLTGEPPPPTAKPLVDLFRADIEAKAGADLDKLTGALDDQNAFARIARTIIRDLSMGEDLSDAPEQDQQEEEGEEEGEAQPSEDQDEGEGESQSPQQTAMDEDESTHREADDADSQLMEAEEDPNAEDAEEPPEMGEGDQPARPDASGDARAVTYKVFTTAHDEIVAAEELCDAEELTRLRAYLDQQLASVSNVVSRLANRLQRKLLAQQNRSWTFDLEEGVLDVARLTRVIIDPTAPLSFKQEEDTEFRDTVVTILIDNSGSMRGRPIMVAAVCADILARTLERCGVKTEILGFTTRAWKGGSSREDWLKAGKPPQPGRLNDLRHIIYKAADAPWRRARRNLGLMMREGLLKENIDGEALMWAHQRLIGRPEQRRILVVISDGAPVDDSTLSVNSGHYLERHLREVITEIETKSPVQLIAIGIGHDVTRYYRRAVTIVDVEQLAGAMVEQLAELFEEEPRLMTRKTAGLLQPPPNTQGPQGPQRRSTFKEVRRATA; this is translated from the coding sequence ATGGCGAAGAACCCGGAAAGCCCCCTCGAGCCCTTCAAGCGTGCGCTGGCGCACGCCGCCCGCTCGCTGGCCGAGACCCCGGACCTGGAGATCGTCTATTCGGGCGAGGGCCCGCAGCTGTCGGGCAACCGGGCCGTCCTGCCGCATCCGCCGCGGGACCTGACGCCCCAGGACGCCGCCCGCATCCGCGGCCTGGCCGACCAGATGGCCCTGAAGATCGCCCACCACGACGCCGCCACCCACGCCCGGTCGCGGCCGCAGTCGGCCCAGGGCCAGCCGATCTACGACAGCCTGGAGCAGGCGCGCATCGAGGCGATCGGCGCCAACGCCATGGGCGGGGTGCGCGAGAACCTGAAGGCCGTGATGGACCAGGCCTGGTCGCGCCGGCTGTTCAACGAGGCCGAGGCGGTGGCCAATCCGCCGCTCGCCGAGGTGGTGGCCCTGATGGCGCGCGAGCGCCTGACCGGCGAGCCGCCGCCGCCAACGGCCAAGCCGCTGGTCGACCTGTTCCGCGCCGACATCGAGGCCAAGGCCGGGGCCGACCTCGACAAGCTGACCGGGGCGCTGGACGACCAGAACGCGTTCGCCCGCATCGCCCGCACCATCATCCGCGACCTCTCCATGGGCGAGGACCTGTCGGACGCGCCCGAGCAGGACCAGCAGGAGGAGGAAGGCGAGGAGGAGGGCGAGGCCCAGCCCTCCGAGGACCAGGACGAGGGCGAAGGCGAGAGCCAGTCGCCGCAGCAGACCGCGATGGACGAGGACGAGTCCACGCACCGCGAGGCCGACGACGCCGACAGCCAGCTGATGGAGGCCGAGGAGGACCCCAACGCCGAGGACGCCGAGGAGCCGCCCGAGATGGGCGAAGGCGACCAGCCGGCGCGTCCCGACGCCTCGGGCGACGCCCGGGCCGTCACCTACAAGGTCTTCACCACCGCCCACGACGAGATCGTCGCCGCCGAGGAGCTGTGCGACGCCGAGGAGCTGACCCGGCTGCGGGCCTACCTCGACCAGCAGCTCGCCTCTGTCTCCAACGTGGTCTCGCGCCTGGCGAACCGCCTGCAGCGCAAGCTGCTGGCCCAGCAGAACCGCTCCTGGACCTTCGACCTGGAGGAAGGGGTCCTCGACGTCGCGCGGCTGACGCGGGTGATCATCGACCCCACCGCGCCGCTCTCCTTCAAGCAGGAGGAGGACACCGAGTTCCGCGACACGGTGGTCACCATCCTGATCGACAATTCCGGCTCGATGCGCGGGCGGCCGATCATGGTGGCGGCGGTCTGCGCCGACATCCTGGCCCGCACGCTGGAGCGCTGCGGCGTGAAGACCGAGATCCTCGGCTTCACCACACGGGCCTGGAAGGGCGGCTCCAGCCGCGAGGACTGGCTGAAGGCCGGCAAGCCGCCGCAGCCCGGCCGGCTGAACGACCTCCGTCACATCATCTACAAGGCCGCCGACGCGCCATGGCGGCGCGCCCGCCGCAACCTCGGCCTGATGATGCGCGAGGGGCTGCTGAAGGAGAACATCGACGGCGAGGCCCTGATGTGGGCGCACCAGCGCCTGATCGGCCGGCCCGAGCAGCGGCGCATCCTGGTGGTGATCTCGGACGGCGCGCCGGTGGACGATTCCACCCTGTCGGTGAACTCGGGCCACTACCTCGAGCGGCACCTGCGCGAGGTGATCACCGAGATCGAGACCAAGAGCCCGGTGCAGCTCATCGCCATCGGCATCGGCCACGACGTGACCCGCTACTACCGCCGCGCCGTCACCATCGTGGACGTCGAGCAGCTGGCCGGCGCCATGGTCGAGCAGCTCGCCGAGCTGTTCGAGGAGGAGCCCCGGCTGATGACCCGCAAGACCGCGGGCCTGCTGCAGCCGCCGCCGAACACCCAGGGCCCGCAGGGGCCGCAGCGCCGGTCCACGTTCAAGGAAGTGCGGAGGGCCACCGCTTGA
- a CDS encoding DUF1328 family protein translates to MLKWALIFAVVAIVAAALGFGGIAGAAAGIAKFLFFLFVAGFVIFLVLGLMAGRKLTR, encoded by the coding sequence ATGCTGAAATGGGCTCTGATCTTCGCGGTCGTCGCCATCGTGGCGGCGGCGCTGGGCTTCGGCGGCATCGCCGGCGCTGCGGCGGGCATCGCGAAGTTCCTGTTCTTCCTGTTCGTGGCCGGCTTCGTGATCTTCCTCGTGCTGGGCCTGATGGCCGGGCGCAAGTTGACGCGCTAG
- a CDS encoding DUF3089 domain-containing protein, giving the protein MIRTLASAAALGMGLLAAGAAQAQTAQAAQAAEPARTDYADKANWLCFPGKANDACAVDLTTTVIKADGSSTIETFKADPKAPIDCFYVYPTVSTDPGVTSDLKADPAELNVVKQQLARFGSKCRIYAPMYRQFTLAALRSMMLGQPLPGSTDPSARQVGYQDVVDAWNHYLTHENKGRGVVLIGHSQGSGVLQRMIPAEVEGKPVQKQLVSALILGSNLPVEAGKDVGQFKTIPLCKSASQTGCAISFVTFRADAPPPAGSRFGKVPQPGMEAACTNPAALGGGTGELKAYLSNNANIAAASQPTPEWVKGKSNPETPFVALPGLITGECVSKDGFNYLSAKIHADPADPRTDVINGDVVNGGQVLADWGLHLIDVNIAMGNLVDVVGQQSKAYLAKAR; this is encoded by the coding sequence ATGATCAGGACGCTTGCGAGCGCCGCCGCGCTTGGCATGGGGCTGCTGGCCGCAGGCGCGGCGCAGGCCCAGACCGCTCAGGCCGCTCAGGCCGCCGAGCCGGCCCGCACCGACTACGCCGACAAGGCCAACTGGCTGTGCTTCCCCGGCAAGGCGAACGACGCCTGCGCGGTGGACCTGACCACGACGGTGATCAAGGCGGACGGGTCGAGCACCATCGAGACCTTCAAGGCCGATCCGAAGGCCCCCATCGACTGCTTCTACGTCTATCCGACGGTCTCGACCGATCCGGGCGTGACCTCGGACCTGAAGGCCGACCCCGCCGAGCTCAACGTCGTGAAGCAGCAGCTCGCCCGCTTCGGTTCGAAGTGCCGCATCTATGCGCCGATGTACCGGCAGTTCACCCTGGCGGCCCTGCGCTCGATGATGCTGGGCCAGCCCTTGCCGGGCTCCACCGATCCCTCCGCCCGCCAGGTCGGCTACCAGGACGTGGTGGACGCCTGGAACCACTACCTGACGCACGAGAACAAGGGCCGCGGCGTCGTGCTGATCGGCCATTCGCAGGGCTCGGGCGTGCTCCAGCGGATGATCCCCGCCGAGGTCGAGGGCAAGCCCGTCCAGAAGCAGCTCGTCTCGGCGCTGATCCTGGGCTCGAACCTGCCGGTCGAGGCCGGCAAGGACGTCGGCCAGTTCAAGACCATCCCGCTCTGCAAGTCGGCGAGCCAGACCGGCTGCGCGATCAGCTTCGTGACCTTCCGCGCGGACGCCCCGCCGCCCGCCGGCAGCCGCTTCGGCAAGGTCCCGCAGCCGGGCATGGAAGCCGCCTGCACCAACCCCGCCGCCCTGGGCGGCGGCACGGGCGAGCTGAAGGCCTATCTGTCGAACAACGCCAACATCGCCGCCGCCTCCCAGCCGACGCCCGAGTGGGTGAAGGGCAAGTCCAACCCAGAAACGCCCTTCGTGGCCCTGCCTGGCCTGATCACCGGCGAGTGCGTATCGAAGGACGGCTTCAACTACCTCTCGGCGAAGATCCACGCCGATCCGGCCGATCCGCGCACCGACGTGATCAACGGCGACGTGGTCAACGGCGGGCAGGTCCTGGCCGACTGGGGCCTGCACCTGATCGACGTGAACATCGCCATGGGCAACCTGGTGGACGTCGTCGGTCAGCAGTCCAAGGCCTACCTGGCCAAGGCCCGCTAA
- the cobS gene encoding cobaltochelatase subunit CobS, whose product MAAFDTTEDKLISLVPDKEVDARETFGVDFDMKVPAFSERDPHVPDVDPAYKFDPETTRAILAGFAFDRRVMVQGYHGTGKSTHIEQVAARLNWPMIRVNLDSHISRIDLVGKDAIVLKEGKQVTEFREGILPWAIQRPIALVFDEYDAGRPDVMFVIQRVLEAAGKLTLLDQNRVIRSNPYFRLFSTTNTIGLGDTTGLYHGTQQINQAQMDRWSIVTTLNYLSHDVEAAIVLAKAPAYDTPEGKRTIAAMVRVADMTRNAFMNGDISTVMSPRTVITWAQNAEIFGGDIALAFRMTFLNKCDELERGTVAEFFQRAFGQDLPESTARVRVA is encoded by the coding sequence ATGGCCGCTTTCGACACCACCGAAGACAAGCTGATCTCCCTGGTCCCGGACAAGGAGGTCGACGCCCGCGAGACCTTCGGCGTGGACTTCGACATGAAGGTCCCCGCGTTCTCCGAGCGCGACCCGCACGTCCCCGACGTCGATCCGGCCTACAAGTTCGACCCCGAGACCACCCGAGCGATCCTGGCGGGCTTCGCCTTCGATCGCCGCGTCATGGTCCAGGGCTATCACGGCACCGGCAAGTCCACCCACATCGAGCAGGTGGCCGCGCGGCTCAACTGGCCGATGATCCGGGTCAACCTCGACAGCCACATCAGCCGGATCGACCTGGTCGGCAAGGACGCCATCGTCCTGAAGGAAGGCAAGCAGGTCACCGAGTTCCGCGAGGGCATCCTGCCCTGGGCCATTCAGCGGCCCATCGCCCTGGTGTTCGACGAGTACGACGCCGGCCGGCCGGACGTGATGTTCGTGATCCAGCGGGTGCTGGAGGCCGCGGGCAAGCTCACCCTGCTCGACCAGAACCGGGTGATCCGCTCGAACCCCTACTTCCGGCTGTTCTCGACGACCAACACCATCGGCCTGGGCGACACCACCGGCCTCTACCACGGCACCCAGCAGATCAATCAGGCGCAGATGGACCGCTGGTCCATCGTCACCACGCTCAACTACCTGAGCCACGACGTCGAGGCGGCCATCGTGCTGGCCAAGGCGCCCGCCTACGACACGCCCGAGGGCAAGCGGACCATCGCGGCCATGGTGCGCGTGGCCGACATGACCCGGAACGCCTTCATGAACGGCGACATCTCGACGGTCATGAGCCCGCGTACGGTGATCACCTGGGCCCAGAACGCCGAGATCTTCGGCGGCGACATCGCCCTGGCCTTCCGCATGACCTTCCTGAACAAGTGCGACGAGCTGGAGCGCGGCACCGTCGCCGAGTTCTTCCAGCGCGCCTTCGGCCAGGACCTGCCGGAAAGCACCGCCCGGGTGCGGGTGGCCTAA
- a CDS encoding SgcJ/EcaC family oxidoreductase, which translates to MDANEAVIRDFIEAWSRLDPEELAGFFAEDGVYHNMPTGPVKGREQVKAFIAGFVRGWTATEWDLLNIVARGDVVIAERLDRTKVGETPIDLPCCGVFEMEGGKIKVWRDYFDLSTYIKALQPPTAGAAA; encoded by the coding sequence ATGGACGCCAACGAAGCGGTCATCCGCGACTTCATCGAAGCCTGGTCGCGCCTCGATCCCGAGGAACTGGCCGGCTTCTTCGCCGAGGACGGCGTCTATCACAACATGCCCACGGGCCCCGTGAAGGGCCGCGAGCAGGTGAAGGCCTTCATCGCGGGCTTCGTCCGCGGCTGGACGGCGACCGAATGGGACCTCCTGAACATCGTCGCGCGGGGCGATGTGGTGATCGCCGAGCGCCTGGACCGGACGAAGGTCGGCGAGACGCCCATCGACCTGCCCTGCTGCGGCGTATTTGAGATGGAGGGCGGCAAGATCAAGGTCTGGCGCGACTACTTCGACCTCTCCACCTACATCAAGGCGCTGCAGCCCCCGACCGCGGGAGCGGCGGCATGA